A genomic region of Clostridiales bacterium contains the following coding sequences:
- a CDS encoding DUF4868 domain-containing protein, with the protein MKSICTEAKCYINKEQSVEIYFVNPDNKSSDDNDYIVAKLNIDDAVINAAKSVVADFFDNIKDRQKIPVENLESEDEQYVLTMPADEVDSLSNVIQLIKEEKYKTFDPHNCSEFLNRLKYYIIYITINGKGCFLMRRYTKSRLITPKKLYLFFKEDSFTHLENGNIFALDNSIDAFVLNGTIYIVNEKQFSLATGYYKKERMKAKETLNEIEKIGIISDFQSLKEHCMDRISYIKKLSKVNEETLRLINFNNIIALKEKRGADFIVDKKSHRISFENVQQLRNIIDLVLDNYVLSEVTNTPYISVNKRHYRKA; encoded by the coding sequence ATGAAAAGCATTTGTACGGAAGCAAAATGCTATATCAATAAAGAACAATCTGTTGAGATATACTTTGTTAACCCGGATAACAAGTCTTCAGATGATAATGATTATATTGTCGCAAAACTGAATATTGATGATGCCGTTATAAATGCTGCGAAGTCAGTGGTGGCTGATTTTTTCGATAATATAAAGGACAGGCAGAAGATACCTGTAGAGAATTTGGAAAGTGAGGATGAACAATATGTCCTGACTATGCCTGCCGACGAGGTAGATAGCTTGAGCAATGTTATCCAGTTGATAAAGGAAGAAAAATATAAAACTTTCGATCCACATAATTGCAGTGAATTTTTAAACAGGCTCAAATATTATATAATTTACATAACCATAAACGGCAAAGGCTGTTTTCTGATGAGGAGATATACAAAGAGCAGACTCATTACTCCAAAAAAATTATATTTATTTTTTAAGGAGGATTCTTTTACGCATCTGGAAAATGGAAATATTTTTGCACTGGATAACAGCATCGATGCTTTCGTATTAAATGGGACAATCTATATAGTTAATGAGAAACAGTTTTCATTGGCGACTGGGTATTATAAGAAGGAAAGGATGAAAGCAAAAGAAACGCTGAACGAAATAGAGAAAATCGGAATAATATCTGATTTTCAGAGCTTAAAGGAACACTGCATGGATAGAATTTCATATATTAAAAAATTGAGCAAAGTCAACGAAGAAACTTTGAGGCTTATTAACTTCAACAATATCATTGCCCTTAAGGAAAAGAGAGGGGCGGATTTCATAGTCGATAAAAAGTCCCACAGGATATCCTTTGAAAATGTACAGCAATTGAGGAACATTATTGACCTGGTGCTTGACAATTATGTTTTATCGGAGGTCACCAATACTCCATATATATCGGTGAATAAGCGCCATTATAGGAAAGCATGA